ATGCCGGCCGAGACTTGCCCGATGTAGGCCTCGTTGACGTCGACATCGACTTCCAGCGACTCCATGTCGACGATGGTGCCGACGCCGGTGCGGGTGAAGCCTCCGCCGGCGGAGAGCGGCGAGACGATCTCGCCGACCTGTGCCGCCTTCTCGGTGACCACGCCGGCGAAAGGCGCGCGCACGACGGTGAAGTCGAAATTCACCTTGGCCTGTGCGAGCTGCGCGCGGGCCGCGTCGGCTTCGCGGCGGCGCGCCTCGAGCTGGGCCGTGGCGGCGGCGAGCGAGGTGCGCGCCTGCTCGGCGGCCTGGCGCGTCGTCATGCCGGTGGCGACCAGTTCGCCTTGCCGTTGCGCGTCGGCCTGGGCCTGCGCCAGCTGGGCCTGCGCATTCGCCACCTGCGCCTGCGAGGCCTGCACGGTGGCCTGGGCGCCATGGAGCGCCGCGCGCAGCGCGCTGTCTTCGAGGCGGGCGATGACCTGACCTGCTTTGACCCGGTCGCCGGCCTCGATCAGCACTTCGGTCAGCGTGCCGGTGATCTGCGTCGATACCGTGGCCTGTCGGCGTGCCGTGACGTAGCCGGTGGCCTGGAGCACCGCGCCGGCAGCCGCCGCGCCCCCCGGTGCGACAGCCGTCGCGGTCTGGACGCTGAGCGGGCGCTCGCCGAGAAACCACCATCCCGCCCCGGCGAGCGCAGCGAGCAGCAGCGCAATGGCAGCCAGCCAAGGCCAGCGGGCCGGCTGGCCCCCGTCATGGTCTTCACGCTGGTCGTGCGCGATGCGCAGCTCTTTCAACAGATCGGCGTCGATTTGGCGGACCTCGGAAAGCGGGGCGCCATCCTACGTCAGCGCGGGCCCGCCGTTTGCCCGCATCGCTTCGGGAACCCGAGCCCCGCGGCGTGCATGGAGTCATACCGGATGCGCATGACCCCCCGGGGTCCGGTGGTTACACCGACATTACACTCGCCTCACAATCGTTCCCAGTGAGGTGACCGTCCGATCGGGGCGGCACTTTGGAAACCCGGCGTAATCGACGCGATTCACCAGGGTCCCAAAGCGGCATTGGGCAAGCCTTGACGGTGCAAGGCTTGCCCAATCCCGCTTTTTTGACTTTGATGATTGGAGCCGACATGAACCGTCCCTTGCTGGAAGGGCTGCGCCTGAACACGCCTGCCTATATCCGACACACGCGGTTGATCGAATGGGTGGCGCAGGTCGCGGCGCTCACGGAAGCGCGGGACGTGTACTGGTGCGACGGCAGCACCGCCGAGTACGACCGGCTCTGCGCCCAGCTCGTCGCGGCGGGAACCTTCAAGAAGCTCAATCCGGAGCTGCGGCCGAACAGCTACCTCGCTTGCAGCAGTCCCAGCGACGTGGCGCGGGTGGAGGACCGCACGTTCATCTGCAGCGAGCGCAAGGAAGACGCCGGCCCCACCAACAACTGGATGGATCCGGCCGAGATGCGCGAGCTGCTGCAGACCGGCGACAAGGCGCTGTTCCGCGGCGCCATGCGCGGCCGCACGCTGTATGTCGTGCCGTTCAGCATGGGCCCGCTCGGCTCGCCGATCGCGCACATCGGGGTCGAGCTGACCGACAGCCCGTACGTCGCGGTCAACATGAAGATCATGACGCGCATGGGCCGCCCCGTGCTGGAGGTGCTGGGCGCCGACGGCGAGTTCGTTCCCTGCGTCCACACCGTGGGTGCGCCGCTCGAGCCCGGCCAGAACGACGTGGCCTGGCCATGCAACACGACGAAGTACATCGTCCACTATCCCGAGACGCGCGAGGTCTGGAGCTACGGCTCCGGCTATGGCGGCAATGCGCTGCTCGGCAAGAAATGCTTCGCGCTGCGCATCGCCAGCACGATGGGCCGCGACCAGGGCTGGCTGGCCGAGCACATGCTGATCCTGGGTGTCACCAGCCCCGAGGGCCGCAAGCGCCATGTCGCGGCCGCCTTTCCCAGCGCCTGTGGCAAGACCAATTTCGCGATGCTGATCCCCCCGGCCGGCTTCGAAGGCTGGAAGGTGACGACCATCGGCGACGACATTGCCTGGATCAAGCCCGGACGCGACGGTCGGCTCTACGCGATCAATCCCGAGGCGGGCTATTTCGGCGTGGCGCCGGGCACCAACGAGAAGACCAACTTCAACTGCATAGCGAGCCTCAAGCGCGATGTCATCTTCACCAATGTGGCATTGACCGATGACGGCGATGTCTGGTGGGAAGGAATGACCGATCAGCCTCCGGCGCACCTGATCGACTGGCAGGGCAAGGACTGGACGCCTGCCATCGCGAAGGAGACAGGCGCCAAAGCCGCGCACCCCAACGCCCGGTTCACCGTGGCAGCGACCAACAACCCGGCGCTCGATCCGGAGTGGGACAACCCGACGGGTGTCCCGATCGACGCCTTCATCTTCGGCGGCCGCCGCTCGACAACGGTCCCTCTGGTCACCGAGGCGCGCAACTGGGTCGAGGGCGTGTACATGGCCGCCACGATGGGCAGCGAGACCACCGCGGCGGCCGCAGGCCAGCAGGGCGTCGTGCGCCGCGACCCGTTCGCGATGCTGCCGTTCGCCGGCTACAACATGAGCGACTACATCCAGCACTGGCTGGACATCGGCAAGCAGCTGCAATCCCGCGGCGCGGCGGTGCCGAAGGTCTACTGCGTGAACTGGTTCCGCAAGGGTCCGGACGGCAAGTTCGTCTGGCCGGGCTACGGCGAGAACATGCGCGTGCTGAAGTGGATGCTGGATCGCGTGGAAGGCCGCGCTCACGGCGTCGACAACGTCTTCGGCGTCACGCCCAGCTACGAAGACCTCACGTGGAAGGGCCTGGCGTTCACGCCGGCGCAGTTCGAACAGGTGACCAGCATCGACACCGCGGCCTGGAAGGCCGAGCTCGCGCTGCATGGCGAGCTGTTCGACCAGCTCGCGTATCACCTGCCGGCGGAGCTCACCGAGACCAAGGCGCGGATCGAGGCTCGCCTGGGCGCCTGAAACGGCTTCGCGCCAGCAAGGAAGAAAGCCCGCGCTCAGCGGGCTTTTTTCAAGGCGCCAGCCATGTCGAAGGTTAGCGCTCGCTATCAGCCAGATGACGGTCGGCTGCGGCGCGAAGGTCCGCGGCGAAGCCGGGCTGGCGGCCTTCGTACCGATTGGCCAGGCTGCGCAGGCGGGACGCCGCTTCGGCAGGACTCTCCTGGCGCGGACGCATCCAGGCCGCGACGCTGGCGACGAGATGCGCCACGGCCCGGCCGATGGGTTGCGCCAGGCGGGGGGCGTTGCGGCGGAAGCTGCTTTGCAGCGAAACGGTGGTGGTGGTCATTTCAAACTCCTCTGCTAGGGTAAACCCGTAGATGTGGAGTATACGGGTTTTCCCTTAAGCCTTGCCTGGACAGATGTCACGCTCGACCGCGCCGTGTCCAGGCGACGGTGGCGGAAGTCCCCAGGCTTGACGCTCGTAGCGTCTTCCCGCATGCTGCCCCGAAGTGGTCTAGGCCACTTTGTCTTTCTCGAGGTTCCGCATGCACTCCACCGACATCCACCACATCGCCGATGCAGCCGTTCAAGGCGCCCGCCATGCGCCCGGCCGCGTCGTGCGAGCGCCGCAAGGCGCCACGCTCCACTGCAAGTCGTGGCTGACCGAGGCCGCGTTCCGCATGATCCAGAACAACCTCGACCCGGATGTCGCCGAGCGTCCCGAGGAGCTGGTGGTCTACGGCGGCATCGGGCGCGCGGCACGCGACTGGGCCTCCTTCGACCGCATCCTCGAGTGCCTGCGCGAGCTGGAGGACGATGAATCGCTGCTGATCCAGTCCGGCAAGCCCGTGGGAGTCTTCAAGACACATCCCGACGCGCCGCGCGTCCTGCTCGCGAACTCCAACCTGGTTCCCAAGTGGGCCACCTGGGAGCACTTCAACGAGCTCGACCGCCGGGGCCTGTTCATGTACGGCCAGATGACGGCCGGCTCATGGATCTACATCGGCACACAAGGCATCGTGCAGGGCACCTACGAGACCTTCGCCGAAGCCGGACGCCAGCACTACGGCGGCCACCTCGCGGGGCGCTGGATCCTCACGGCAGGCCTGGGCGGCATGGGCGGCGCGCAGCCGCTGGCTGCGACCTTCGCCGGCGCGGTGTCGCTCAACATCGAATGCCAGCAGTCGAGCATCGACTTCCGCCTGCGCACCCGCTACCTCGACAAGCAGGCACGCGACCTGGACGACGCGCTGGCGCTCATCGCCCAGCACACCCGGCAGCGCGAGGCGGTATCGATCGGCCTGCTGGGCAATGCCGCCGAAGTGCTTCCCGAGCTCGTGAGGCGAGCGCGTGCCGGCGGCCTCAGGCCCGACATCGTGACCGACCAGACCTCGGCGCACGACCTGCTCAACGGCTACCTGCCGATCGGCTGGAGCGTCGAGCAGTGGCGTGACGCGCAGCGCGACACTTCCCAACACGCGCGACTCATCGAAGCGGCTGCCCGATCCTGCGCGGTGCACGTGCGGGCGATGCTCGACTTCCACGCGATGGGCGTGCCGACGGTCGACTACGGCAACAACATCCGCCAGGTGGCCTTCGATCAGGGCGTGCAGAACGCCTTCGACTTCCCGGGCTTCGTGCCGGCCTACATCCGCCCCCTGTTCTGCGAGGGCAAGGGGCCGTTTCGCTGGGTGGCGCTCTCCGGCGACCCCGAGGACATCCGCAAGACCGACGCCAGGATCAAGGCGCTGTTCCCCGACAACCACCATGTCCACCGCTGGCTCGACATGGCCGGCGAGCGCATCGCGTTCCAGGGCCTGCCGGCGCGCATCTGCTGGCTGGGGCTGGGCGAGCGTCATCGCGCCGGCCTGGCCTTCAACGAGATGGTGGCCAGTGGCGAGTTGAAGGCGCCCATCGTGATCGGGCGCGACCATCTGGACACCGGCTCGGTGGCCAGCCCCAACCGCGAGACCGAAGGCATGAAGGACGGAACCGATGCGGTGTCCGATTGGCCGCTGCTGAACGCGCTGCTCAATACCGCCGGCGGCGCAACCTGGGTGTCGCTGCATCACGGCGGCGGCGTCGGCATGGGCTATTCGCAGCACGCCGGCATGGTGATCGTCGCCGACGGCAGCGAGGCGGCGGCCCGGCGGCTGGCCCGGGTGCTCGTCAACGACAGCGCATCGGGCGTGATGCGCCACGCTGATGCGGGCTACGAGCTCGCCGTGCAGACGGCCAGGGCGCAGGGCCTCCAGCTGCCGATGATCGGCTCGTGAGCGCGCAACTCGTCGACGTGGCGCGCATTGCGCCGCAGCCGTGGAAGAACGGCGCCGGGCTCACGCGCGAGCTCGCGGTCCATCCGTCCGGCGCCACGCCGGATGACTTCGACTGGCGGCTGAGCCTCGCCGAGGTCAGGCACGACGCGCCGTTCTCCGCCTTCCCCGGCATCGACCGCTGCATCGTTCTGTTGCGCGGCGCGGGCATGGTGCTGCGCTCGCCCAGCGGCATCATCGAGCGGCGACTCGCCACCCCCGGCGATCCGTTCCATTTCGCCGGTGACGACAGCGTGAGCGCGCGGCTCATCGACGGCCCCAGCGTCGATCTCAACGTGATGGTGCGCCGCGGCCGCTATCGCACCGAGGTGAGAACCATCGTGGCGGAGACGGAATTCGCCTCCGCCGCCGCGGGGCTGCTGCTGGTGCTGGCGGGGCAGTGGCGCGGCGGCGGCGAAGCGGCGGTGGGCGAGCCCATGCAGGCGCTGCTGTGGCGCCACTCGATGCCCGCCGGCCGCGTCGTCCCGCTGGCGGCGAAGAGCCGCGCGCTGCTGGTCAGGCTGGAGCGCACGGCGTGAGCGCCGATTCGCGCCTCATGCTGCTCGCACCCCACGCCTTGCTGCCGCAGGGCTGGGCGCGCGACGTCCTGTTGGCGTGGGACAGCACGGGCCGGCTCACCGCCGTCACCCCCGAAGCGGCCGGCCTTCCCGACGTGCAGCGGGCCGACGGCCCCGTGATCCCAGGCATGCCCAACCTGCATTCGCACGCCTTCCAGCGCGCCTTCGCAGGCCTCACCGAATACCGCGGTGAAGGCGGAGACAGCTTCTGGAGCTGGCGCGAGCGCATGTACCGCTTCGCAGCCGCGATCACGCCCGAGCAGCTGGAGGAGATCGCGACGCATCTCTACATCGAGATGCTGCGCGCGGGCTACACCAGCGTCTGCGAGTTCCACTACCTGCACCACGACCAGCGCGGCGCGGCTTACGCCGATCCAGCGGAGATGGGCTTGCGCATCGTCGCGGCCGCGCGCCGCGCCGGCATCGGGCTGACGCTGCTGCCGGTGCTGTACCAGGCGAGCGGCTTCGGCGCACAGCCATCGCTGCCGTCGCAGCGCCGCTTCGTCAACGATGTCGACGCGCTGCTGCGCATCGTCGAGGGCCTGCGCAGCACCGAGGCGCGCGTCGGCGTGGCCCCGCACTCGCTGCGCGCGGTGCCTGCGCCCGCGCTGGAGGAAGTCGTCGCCGGACTTCACGCCCTGGACGCCGGCGCGCCCTTGCACGTGCACATCGCGGAACAGCAGCGCGAGGTCGACGACTGCGTCGCATGGAGCGGTCAGCGTCCGGTGCAGTGGCTGATGGCGCATGCGCCGGTCGACGCGCGCTGGTGCCTGGTGCACGCCACGCACGCCGATGCGGACGAGCGGCGCGCCATGGCCCGCTCGGGCGCGGTCGTCGGGCTGTGTCCCACCACCGAAGCGAACCTGGGCGACGGCGTGTTCGACGCCGCCGATCTGTCGCAGCACGGCGGGGCCTGGGGCATCGGCTCGGACAGCCACGCGAGCGTCGACGCCGCCGAGGAGCTGCGCTGGCTCGAGTACCTCCAGCGCCTTGCCGCGCAGCGGCGCAATGTGCTGGCGACGGCCGAGCGCCCCCAGGCGGCCGACCAGCTGTGGCTGGCCGCGGTGGCCGGGGGCGCGCAGGCCAGTGCACGGCCGGTGGCCGGCCTGCGCAGCGGGCAGCGCGCCGACTTCGTCGTGCTGAGCCCGGAAGAGGGGCTGGACCCGGCGTTCACGTTGGCCAGCCATGTGTTCGCCCGAGGGCGGCGCGACACGATCGCCGAGGTGTGGGTCGGCGGCCGCTGCCGCATCGCCCGGGGTCGCCACGAGGCCGGCGACGAGGCCCGGCGGCGCTTCGTCGATGCACGCGGCCGGCTGCTGCGCGAGGCGTGAGCGCATGGACCTGCTGATCCGAAACGTGCGCATCGTCACCGGTACCGACGACGCCATGACGCCGTCGGCGGCCGGCTTCGTCGCCATCGAGGCAGGGCGGATCGCGCAGGTGGGCGCGGCGGTGCCGAGCGGGCTGCAGGCCGCGCACGAGATCGATGGCGAGGGCGCGCTGCTGACCCCGGGCCTCATCGACTGCCACACCCATCTCGTCTACGCCGGCAACCGCGCGCGCGAGTTCGAGCTGCGCCTGCAAGGCGCGAGCTACGAGGAGATCGCGCGCGCCGGAGGCGGCATCCGCAGCACCGTGCGCCTGACGCGCGAGGCGGACGAGCCATCGCTCGAGGCTGCGTCGGCACAACGGCTGCGCGAGCTGATGCGGCACGGCGTGACCACCGTCGAGATCAAGTCCGGCTACGGCCTGTCGCTCGACGCGGAGCTGAAGTGCCTGCGCGTGGCGCGGCGGCTTGCCGAGCGGCATGCCGTCGACGTGCGCACCACGCTGCTGGCCGCGCATGCGCTGCCCCCGGAGTTCGAAGGCCGCGCCGATGCGTACATCGACGAGATCGCCGGCCGCATCCTGCCCGAGGCCGCGCGGCTCGGCCTGGCCGATGCGGTGGATGCCTTCTGCGACACCATCGGCTTCACGCCGGCACAGACACGGCGGGTGTTCGAGGCTGCGCATGCGCTCGGCCTGCCGGTCAAGCTGCATGCGGAGCAGCTGTCCAACCAGCACGGTGCCGCGCTGGCGGCGGAGTTCGGCGCCTTGTCGGCCGATCACCTCGAGCATGTGGACGAAGCCGGTGTCGCCGCCATGGCGCGCGCCGGCACGGTGGCCGTGCTCCTGCCAGGCGCCTACTACTTCCTGCGCGACGCCACGCCGCCGCCGATCGCGCTGTTGCGCCGCCACGGCGTGCCGATGGCGCTGGCCACCGACTGCAATCCCGGCACCAGCCCGACGACGCACCTGCCGCTCATGCTGAACATGGCGTGCACGCTGTTCCGAATGACAGCGGCGGAGGCGCTGCTCGGCGTGACGCGTCATGCCGCGCGGGCGCTCGGCCTGCAGGCCAGCCGCGGCACCATCGAGGCGGGCAAGCAGGCCGACCTGTGCCTGTGGGCGGTGGACCACCCGGCCGAGCTGGCCTACGCGATCGGTGCGAGCCCGCTACGCCGCCGCTTCCACCACGGCCGCGAGCAGCTGCCGTAGCACGGGCTGCACCCGCGCTGCCAGGTCAGGCCGGTATCCGAACGGCGGCTGCTCGTCCATGTAGGTGGCGTGGCACATCTCCAGCTGCAGCGCGTGCGAGCCTTCGGTGGGGCGGCCGTAGTGCCGCGTGATGTAGCCCCCCTTGAAGCGCCCGTTGGTGACGTGCGTGAATTCGCGTTGCGCCTGCAGCACCGCTTCGGCAGCCTTCTGCACCGGCGTCGCACAGGCGTGTCCGTCGGCGGTGCCGAGGTTGAGGTCGGGCAGGCGCCCTTCGAAGAAGCGCGGCAGCTCGCTGGCGATCGAATGCGCATCCCACAGCACCACGCTGCCGTGCGCGGCGTGCAGCCGCTCGAGCTCCGCCTCGAGCGCGTCGTGGTACGGCTTCCAGTACAGCTCGCGGCGCTCGGCGATCTCGGCAGCGTCGGGTTCCTCGCCGGCGCGATAGATCGGCTGCTTGCGGAAGGTGTCCGTGGGCACCAGGCCGGTCGTGTCCTGGCCGGGATAGAGGTTGGTGTCCTCCGGCGGACGGTTCAGGTCGATGACGTAGCGCGAATGCAGCGGCACCAGCGTGCTCCCGCCCATCTGCTGCACGAAGGCATAGAGTTGGGGCAAATGCCAATCGGTGTCCGCACGCAGCAGGCCCGCATCGGTCATGCGCCGGGCGATACTCGGCGGGATGTCGGTGCCGGCGTGCGGAAAGGACACCAGCAGCGGGATGCTGCCGCGGGTCAAGGTGCAAGGGTCGGCCATGGCATCTGGTGACACGAGTGGTCTAGACAACTGAAGGAATCAGTGTAGGCCGGCGGCACGGCGTTTGCATCGCCGGCGATTCGCAACCATCCGAAGGGGTCAGTGAAGATGAACGCATTGCATCGAATCATGTGGGCCGTGGCCGCCTGCGTCGCGCTTTCGCCGGCTTCGGCGCAGGAGACGCCGGTCGCGATCGGCCTGTCGGGCTGGACCGGCTTCGCGCCGCTCACGCTGGCCAAGGAAGCGGGCATCTTCAAGAAGAACGGACTGGACGTGTCGCTGAAGAAGATCCCGCAGAAGGACCGGCATCTGGCCATCGCCTCCGGCGACGTGCAGTGCGCGGCCACGACGGTCGAGACCTGGGTGGTCTGGAACGCCAACGGCGTCGCCACCACGCAGATCTTCCAGCTCGACAAGAGCTACGGTGCCGACGGCATGGCGGTGCGCAACACCATCCAGAAGATCGCCGACCTGAAGGGCAAGACGGTGGCGGCGTCCGCGCCCGGCACGGCGCCCTACTTCACGCTGGCCTGGTTCCTCAAGAAGAACGGCCTGTCGGTGAAGGACGTGAAGGTGGTCACGCTCGAGCCCCAGGCCGCGGCAAACGCCTTCGTCGCCGGCACCGGCGACCTGGACGCGGCCATGACCTACGAGCCCTACCTGTCGGCCGTGCGCGCCAAGCCTGAAGCCGGCAAGATCATCGCGACGACGCTCGACTATCCGATGGTCATGGACACCTTCGGATGCACGCCCAAGTTCCTGAAGGACAACCCCAAGGCGGCCAAGGCGCTGGCCGACAGCTACTTCGAGGCGCTCGAGATGATCCAGCGCGACGCGAAGAAGTCCTTCGAGATCATGGGCGCCGACGTCAAGCAGACCGGCGAGGCCTTCGAGAAGTCGCAGGCCTATCTGCGCTGGCAGGACAAGGCGGCGAACCAGAAGTTCTTCGCCGGCGAGCACGCGACCTTCACCAAGGAGGCCGCCGATCTGCTGCTGGAGATCGGCATCATCAAGCAGATCCCCGACCTGAAGGGGCTGGCCGACACCCGCTTCATCCAGTGAAGCGGTGAAGCCGCTGCGGCCGGTCGCGACGGGCCCGCGCCTTGCGCTGGGCCTGCTGTTCTTCGTGCTGTTCTTTGCCCTGTGGGCCGCGGCCACGCTGGGCGGCTTCGTGTCCAGGACCTTCCTGGCCGACCCCATCACGATGGTGCAGTCGGGCTGGACGCTGCTCACGGAGCAAGGCTTCGCCAAGGACATCGGCATGACGGTGTGGCGGGTGGTCGGGGGCTTTGTGCTGGCCGCACTGCTGGCCGTGCCGCTGGGCGTCGCCATGGGCGCGTACAAGCCGGTCGAGGCCTTCTTCGAGCCCTTCGTCTCGTTCGCCCGCTACCTGCCCGCCTCGGCCTTCATCCCGCTGCTGATCCTGTGGGCCGGCATCGGCGAGGCGCAGAAGCTCGCGGTGATCTTCATCGGCTCCTTCTTCCAGCTCGTGCTGATGATCGCGATCACGGTGGGCCAGACGCGCCGTGACCTGGTGGAGGCGGCGTACACGCTGGGCGCGCGCGACTGGGGCATCGTGCGGCGCGTGCTGATCCCGGCCGCCGCGCCGCAGATCGCCGAGACCCTGAGGCTGGTGCTTGGCTGGGCCTGGACCTACGTCATCGTGGCCGAGCTGATCGGCGCCTCCAACGGCATCGGGCACATGATCACCGACAGCCAGGCGCTGCTGGCCACCGACCAGATCATCTTCGGGATCATCACGATCGGCGTCATCGGGCTGGTCTCCGACCTGGTGTTCAAGCGGGCCAACCAGGCGCTGTTCCGGTGGGCGGCGATTTGACCCCCGCACTGGAGATCCGCGGCGTGGGCCGCACCTTCGCCGGCCGGCCGCCGACGGTGGCGCTGCTGCCGACCTCGCTGCAAGTCGCCGGCAACGACTTCATCACGATCCTCGGCCCGTCGGGCTGCGGCAAATCCACGCTGCTGCGCATCGTGGCCGGGCTCGACACCCCCAGCGAAGGCGAGGTCCACCTCGACGGGCAGCCCGTGCGCGGCCCCGGCGCGGACCGCGGCATGGTGTTCCAGAGCTACACGCTGTTCCCCTGGCTCACCGTGCGCGAGAACATCTGCTTCGGCCTGCGCGAAAAGGGCATGCCGGCGGCGCAGCAGCACGAGGTCGCGGCGCGCTTCATCGCCGAGGTGGGCCTGGCCGGCTTCGAGTCGCACTATCCCAAGCAGCTGTCGGGCGGCATGCAGCAGCGGGTGGCGCTGGCCCGCGCGCTGGCCAACGATCCGAAGATCCTCCTGCTCGACGAACCCTTCGGCGCGCTCGACAACCAGACGCGTGCGCTGATGCAGGAGCTGCTGCTGTCGATCTGGGAGCTGCACCGAAAGACGGTGCTGTTCGTCACCCATGACATCGACGAGGCCATCTTCATGGCCAACCGCTGCGTCGTGTTCAGCGCACGGCCGGGGCGCATCAAGACCGAGCTGGCGATCGACCTGCCGTACCCGCGGCACTACACGGTGAAGACCACGCCGCGGTTTTCGCAGTTGAAGGCTCGCCTGACGGAAGACATTCGGGCCGAGAGCCTGAAGACGGTGCAGATGGAGCGGTGAAGCCGGGGGAATGAAACAGGGGGTGCGCACGTATTCCCTGCATGCGTCCGCCGTCGGGGGCAGCCTCGTATGTCTTCCGTGAACCGACCGCATCAACGCCATGTCGCCTCGCTACACCCGCACCGCCATCGCCCTGCACTGGCTGCTCGCCGCAGCGATCGCGACTTCGTTCGCCGTCGGCCTGTACATGACCGGCCTGCCGCTGTCGCCGCAGCGCCTGAAGCTCTACAACTGGCACAAGTGGGCCGGCATCGCCATCCTCACGCTGTCGGCGGTGCGCCTGCTGTGGCGCCTCGTCCACCGGCCACCGCAGGACATCGCGATGCCGCCGTGGCAGCGCCGTGCGGCGCATGTCACGCACAACCTGCTGTACCTGCTGTTCTTTGCCGTTCCGCTGGCGGGCTGGGCCTACAGCTCGGCGGCCGGCTTTCCGGTGGTCGTGTTCGGCATGCTGCCGCTGCCCGACTTCGTGCCGGCGGACAAGGCGCTCGCGGAAGCGCTCAAGCCATGGCACCACCGCCTGGCCTACGTGATGGCGGCGCTGGTGCTGGGCCACGTCGCGGCGGCGCTCAAGCACCACTTCATCGACCGCGACGGCGTGCTGTCGCGCATGTGGCCCACCCGGCCTGATTCAACCCCGCTGTCATCGCCATGAAACGACTCACCTCGGCGCTCGCATCGACCGCCTTCTTCTTGTGCGCCGCGGCGCAGGCGCAGCAGGCGCTGCTGCCCGGACAGAGCGAGATTGCCTTCACCAGCCGCCAGATGGGCGTGCCGGTCGACGGCACGTTCCGCAGGTTCGAGGCGCAAGTCGCTTTCGATCCGAAGAAGCCGGAGGCGGCGAAGATCGCCATGACGATCGATCTGGCCAGCGTGTCGCTCGGCGTCGCCGAGACGGAGGCGGAGCTGGCCAAGCCCGACTGGTTCGCGACGCGGCAGTTTCCGCAGGCGACCTTCCAGTCCACCGCGGTCAAGCCGCTGGCGCCCGGCAAGTTCGAGGTGGCCGGCAAGCTCGCCATCAAGGGCGCCTCGCGCGACCTCGTCGTGCCGGTCTCGCTCGCGCAGGCGAACGGCCACACCACCGCGATCGGCGC
The Piscinibacter sp. XHJ-5 DNA segment above includes these coding regions:
- a CDS encoding ABC transporter permease translates to MKPLRPVATGPRLALGLLFFVLFFALWAAATLGGFVSRTFLADPITMVQSGWTLLTEQGFAKDIGMTVWRVVGGFVLAALLAVPLGVAMGAYKPVEAFFEPFVSFARYLPASAFIPLLILWAGIGEAQKLAVIFIGSFFQLVLMIAITVGQTRRDLVEAAYTLGARDWGIVRRVLIPAAAPQIAETLRLVLGWAWTYVIVAELIGASNGIGHMITDSQALLATDQIIFGIITIGVIGLVSDLVFKRANQALFRWAAI
- the hutG gene encoding N-formylglutamate deformylase — its product is MADPCTLTRGSIPLLVSFPHAGTDIPPSIARRMTDAGLLRADTDWHLPQLYAFVQQMGGSTLVPLHSRYVIDLNRPPEDTNLYPGQDTTGLVPTDTFRKQPIYRAGEEPDAAEIAERRELYWKPYHDALEAELERLHAAHGSVVLWDAHSIASELPRFFEGRLPDLNLGTADGHACATPVQKAAEAVLQAQREFTHVTNGRFKGGYITRHYGRPTEGSHALQLEMCHATYMDEQPPFGYRPDLAARVQPVLRQLLAAVVEAAA
- a CDS encoding ABC transporter ATP-binding protein, giving the protein MTPALEIRGVGRTFAGRPPTVALLPTSLQVAGNDFITILGPSGCGKSTLLRIVAGLDTPSEGEVHLDGQPVRGPGADRGMVFQSYTLFPWLTVRENICFGLREKGMPAAQQHEVAARFIAEVGLAGFESHYPKQLSGGMQQRVALARALANDPKILLLDEPFGALDNQTRALMQELLLSIWELHRKTVLFVTHDIDEAIFMANRCVVFSARPGRIKTELAIDLPYPRHYTVKTTPRFSQLKARLTEDIRAESLKTVQMER
- a CDS encoding cytochrome b, which produces MSPRYTRTAIALHWLLAAAIATSFAVGLYMTGLPLSPQRLKLYNWHKWAGIAILTLSAVRLLWRLVHRPPQDIAMPPWQRRAAHVTHNLLYLLFFAVPLAGWAYSSAAGFPVVVFGMLPLPDFVPADKALAEALKPWHHRLAYVMAALVLGHVAAALKHHFIDRDGVLSRMWPTRPDSTPLSSP
- a CDS encoding YceI family protein, with the translated sequence MKRLTSALASTAFFLCAAAQAQQALLPGQSEIAFTSRQMGVPVDGTFRRFEAQVAFDPKKPEAAKIAMTIDLASVSLGVAETEAELAKPDWFATRQFPQATFQSTAVKPLAPGKFEVAGKLAIKGASRDLVVPVSLAQANGHTTAIGAFVIKRLDFRIGDGEWKDTSMVANDVQVKFKLTLAGVPAL
- a CDS encoding ABC transporter substrate-binding protein, with the translated sequence MNALHRIMWAVAACVALSPASAQETPVAIGLSGWTGFAPLTLAKEAGIFKKNGLDVSLKKIPQKDRHLAIASGDVQCAATTVETWVVWNANGVATTQIFQLDKSYGADGMAVRNTIQKIADLKGKTVAASAPGTAPYFTLAWFLKKNGLSVKDVKVVTLEPQAAANAFVAGTGDLDAAMTYEPYLSAVRAKPEAGKIIATTLDYPMVMDTFGCTPKFLKDNPKAAKALADSYFEALEMIQRDAKKSFEIMGADVKQTGEAFEKSQAYLRWQDKAANQKFFAGEHATFTKEAADLLLEIGIIKQIPDLKGLADTRFIQ